Within Scomber japonicus isolate fScoJap1 chromosome 18, fScoJap1.pri, whole genome shotgun sequence, the genomic segment CAACGTGCACACTTAAGGCTGCAGATGTCTACATTACCACTTGTTTCAACTTAAGGATCTTACTTGAAAacagctctctctcttccacttAACTAAATGAGAAATGGAAAAACTTGCTCATTAAAGTACACTTGGAAGCTAAACATATCTCTCATGCAAACtgtgcacgcacgcacacgcctccctcttccctttgaccctaaaaacaaaacaaaaaacaatatttccCACGATGCCGCGCCGTGAATTCAGATGGCAAAAATACTGATGCCATCGCAGTTCACGTCTTCTCTAAAACACACACCGGGGTGAGACTCCGTGACACAAACATTGACATGTGGCTGTTAGTATCTGAGCATTAACAGTACGCCTgcaagcacacacgcacactcaacAAAAATTGCGTTAACTCATCTTTTTCAACCCCTTAGGGACAAGGGATTCATCATCTCCTTTGATAAGCGTTCAGTGTAAATCCCGTAACCCCTGAGGGTCAAAGTTCATGTGGAAGGGTTGGGGAAAGGGCTGCGGTGAATTGAAGTGACCAGACGAGAGTTGTGACCGAGTGGTACCGAGAGCCGAGGCAGTGTGGGTCGTCTCGTCCTCTTTTTGTTTAGCGGGCTAGCCTCTCTCCCTAAGCTAAGGTGTAACGGTGAGCCCAACAGTCGCGGAAagaaaaattttaaaaaaagcaaaaaattgTGCAAAATCCCTGcttagtaacacacacacacacacacacacacacacacacacacacacacacacacacacatacatacatacacacagagtatAAACACATCTGACTGTCTCTCTCATCCATACTCCAGTGTGTGAATTAAAACTCACTGGAATATACACAGTGTAAAAGTACTAAGAtgtgcacgcgcacacacacacacacacacacacacaaacacacacacacacacactttcagctGACAGGGCTTATAAAAGATTAGCTCTACTGAAGAGATAAGATCCTGGCGTTAGTACAGTCAGACTCTCCTGTCActccaccacagaagaagaggaaaagagcagtCCTAAGGGAGAGGAGGCGAGTGAATGAGAGGACAGGAGACACTAGGTCTGGTCCTGCCTCTGTGGAAAAACTGTAAACACCCCTGCTACTCTGTAAGTCTGTAGACAGATGCAAATGCTTTGTGGTCATCAACATCATCGTCAGATCAGTATGGAACACACAGGACTAGGCAGCTTGTAGcattgagagaaagagagagacgcGGAAGAGAGTCTGATAAGATAGGAGGAAACCTGGTTTTGACTACGACCTGGCTGGGAGTTGGTTATAAAAGGGATACATGGGATAAGACATCTCCTTGTTCATGTTGAAGCTTTGTAAGGAGCCAAagtggaagagagaaaaagagagagaggaggttaCTCTGGGTGGAAGTCATCCTCTCACAAAAGGAAGGGGTTGGTGGTTCCAGTGGGCTGGGTCCCGGCCTGGGGAGGCATGCTCATGAGGGGCTGAGGCATAGACATGGAGGCCGGGATGCCAACGCTCATCCCCGCACTAGTACCTACCCCTCCCATGGCGCCAGCCCCCATTCCGGGCACCATGCGGCCCATGGGGGCCATTCCTGCCAGAGGGACCATGGCGATGGGCTGAGCAGGCAGGGAAGAAATGGCCATGGGTTCAGCTATGGCGCCGAACCCAGCGGGCATGGGGCTGACACGCATCTGGTTGAGGGTTGGTGGAACTGGCTGGCTCACTTGGAAGGGGTTGGCATGGGCTGCTGGAGGTGCAGCAGATCCACCTAAATAACGCAATGGACAAAGAAAGCAATTCAGTGATACTAAGCTCACAGAGAATCAGTactgtgtacagtacatgtaggtTTGAGTTCTAAAACAAGCAAAATGCTAATCCATACTTTCTATTACTTAAAATAGATTAACTATAACCAAGATGGCCAACCACAATGTACTACTGTAATTTTATGAAATAGCTATGATTCATCTCTCTTGCTGCTGAATTGATATCTACTATTGGTAGGGCTGGGTGAATGACTCAGTATTAAACTGTGTAGATGggtgtgtctgcctgtgtgtgttcagacctGCACGTGTATGTCCATGTCTTTTGGCTTACTGGCTTCACTGCAGAGCTAGCCAACTCTTATCTAATCGGTACAAGTTATCCAGCATGTTTACCTGCTTAAAACTCAAGTTTATAtagagtgtaaaaaaaacaggaagtggtaaGATTTTAGATTTTGCAGGCAATtcctttatatctttatatcttCTCTTTGTCCTCCCACCTGTTGAGGCCAAGAATGGATTGATGACTGGTGGTGGCTGAGCTGGTTTGGTCACCAGAGAATCCAGATTGACCAGGGCAGCATTGGGACCCAGGAAGGACTCTGGAGTCTTTCTAGTTGGGTTTGAAGAGGTGGGAAGGGGGTCGAAGAGGTCCAGGCTGCTGCTACTGGCAAGGCTGGCTTGGGAGGGAACAGAGGATGCCACGCCCCCATCACCTGGGCAACAAAAAGCAGAATACTAGTTTTATTTTGTGGACTAGAAAGACATTGCTACCTGAAATTCTCTTtgagagaacaaaaacaaacatttgtacatcataaaaaaacatatcctTATTGAGTTTTGCACTGCATTGGCCACTAAAACTGGTTACAAAGGGctcaccatctttttttttactttttatgttcatctttaaaaatacaaatttaaaaatgaaatgcaaaaaacaTCACACTCGTCACTGCTCTTGTGCATACAAACATGAGTACCCACCTGCATATGAACACTCACATTCACTAGGAAAGACAACTGAGTTGATGCAATAAAATGATCAGACGATGCTATTATGAGAGGACATCAGAGGCAGACAGCctggctgtttgttttttggcgGCATTCAGACAGCAGTGGAGAAAATCATTAATGCACTCACACACGGACACGCAAAAACCCAGCAAGACAGctgccacacacagacacacgcacacaaggaAATGTCAAAGATGGAAACTGCCTTCTCAGAACAGGAACTGAGATGTAGCAGAGCCAAAAAAAGACTCCAGATAAGACAGGACCAGTGAGCATTAACGCATTATGAATCATGTACATTTCAGCCAAACACTAAGATTTATGTAATTTATTCTGCAGAAGGCTGCTTTCTTAACATTACTAAAGTTTTTGTCCTTTAAGCACCATGAGGTGACAAGGTGGCTTAGAGTTTCAAGAGTTTCTGGGAAAAAGTCACCTTGtacacctgtgtttgtgttcctTTCACTTTGTCCTTGACTGTATCAGGAGGTGTTTGTGTTAAGTTGAAGCAAAAGTCTGACACCAATGTCACCCtcccactctcacacacagactgccAAACCAcatgaggaaaaacacagaGGCCTGTGCCAAACTGGAACCATCTCACAGACCCACCTGGTTGAGTTGTTATAGTTTTTATTCAGACTTTTCAAATATTTGCTGTTGATTCAGATGAACCAGATTGTTTTAAAGAGCAGAGCAGATCTGAGAGAGGTTCCACAAATGTGATGGCTCAGGTCTAATAATATATTTAGCAGTGCACACATAAAAGCTGAATCAGATTACACACCACATTGATATGGGACCAGACTAGTGCAAAAAGCTGTTTCTTCCACCATTACATATGATTACTGCAGCATTTCATTGCAGTTCCAGTGGATAAGTATCAGTCAATTAAACATGAGTGCAATTGTTCTAACACTCTTTGCTCAGGTCTGGTGATAATTACATATAGAGACAGgacatgtttgtgtctgtgcccTGCAGAAACATTGTCTCTGCGGACTGGTTAACTTTTAAGACACTGAGGAAGAAGAACACAGACTCCGTTGTCAATAGAGAGACGAAGACAGGGTGAGTACCGGtggggacagaggaggaggagcgcaGGCTGTCAAACTCTGAGAAGTCCTCTTTGGACGTACCGTTCGATGCACTGAAGAGGTCAAAGCTATCTGGAGGGGGGGAAAAcgtatacacacaaacagaaacacacacatacacacacacacacacacacaaacagaacaatACACAGGGTACACAAATGCACATAAACAGACGGCAgaaacatgcatacacatatagacagatggagacagacaACACAAATATCAATGAGTATGGACATTTTGGTAAATTAATAGGCAAGTGATCATTATAAGCATATGAAAGCATGCAGATGTGCATCCATATCCACATGACTGTTTgttactgtatactgtatgtacatggGCATGAGTTCTCCAAAAGCCATTTATACTCAAACACACCATTACAAGACAGACTAACTAGCAAAAAACGTGTCAGGTAAAGTTGTGGTGGTAACTGGTCAATTTTGCGAATCCCCTTGGTGTTGACTCCAGTGGacaatacatatttttaaaaagctacatTTCCCTGATGGTCACCTGCGTTGGAAGCCTTGGGACGAGTGGCTGCAGAGCCCCAGGGGTCAGAAGCAGGAGTAGAGTTTGGTGCCCAGGGATCATGGCTCTTCATGGGTGGAACAGAAGGAGAAGCACCCCATGGGTCCACTGGGGCTGCTGGCTTAGGGGCAGAGCctaaggagagggggggggttcAATGTGGATGAGGGGGGAGCATGCAAAATAAAAAGGCCAGATTgaaaaggaggagcaggaggagggacagaaaaaaagagaaggagcaATGTGAGGAAGGTATAAAAAAGCACAGTAGTTTCATGCAGGTTCAACATCAGGCATGTATCTGATCTGACCTAAAAATGCCAATCAACTCTCCCTCTTTAAACAGCTAACATTTACAGATCTAACTCTCCACAGCCTCCCGCCAGGTGTTGCCATCTCTCTACACGTCCTTCCTTCACAATATCTTCCTCTAACATCCTCCACTCTCCCCTCCTCACTGTGCAGTAATGCTGCTGGGCCAGCAGAGCTGCATTCCTATTAACAAAGAGTCTCAGTTCTAAGAGCTGCAGGTGGAAAacagagatcacacacacacacacactcacacacaaaaccGTGCAACAACACTGACACTTCCCCACAGCAACAGCTTCTGTGCAGATAATCATAACTCCTTTTCagtttgagtgtgtatgtgtgtataccaTAAGGCTGCCAAGGGTCTGCTGAttcagcaccagctccagctccagcaccagctccagcccCAGCCCCGGCACCGGCCCcggcaccagcaccagcaccagcaccagcaccccAGGGGTCAGCAGTGGCGCCAGGCTCTGGGACATCCATCAGATCCATCAAAGATGACTGTGGCTAGAGAGAAAGTGGATAAGAAAGATTGAGACACGTGTGACGGGAATGAGGGAGAATGGGACCAGTAAAGACAGAGGGggaatagaggaggaggaaagtcCATCTGTTGGTCAGCCATTATtctcaacagcacaaataataTTCAAACATACTGATGATGGTCATTACGTGCTGAGAAAAATCACGAGCTATAGTCGTACAGCCCTACTTCTTCATTACTTGTGCTCTGCATGCCCTCAACTCTAGTCAGCCATCTATTCAGGCAGAATAATGATGAGTAAACTAGGCAGTCTGCTGCCAGTTCGAGGCTTCATTACTGCTACTGAGGGAGCAGACAGGGTCAGGCTAAATAAAGGGTCGGGGGAAAGACGAGATTATTTCAGAAGCATGGTAATGGGACAACTGAGTCACTCTAGTCTCCACGCTGTTGAGTAGTTtacctctttcttcttcttggccAGTTTCGCTGAGCCTGGACCTTCTTTCTTACTCTCCTCCAAGGCCATCTGTAGTCTCAGGTCATCTCCTCTGCGTATGCGCTCCTCCTGAACACACACCCAGAACCCAGTGAGCACAGGCAGCACATGTGTGATTCCTCCAATTCATATCAGAAAGTAAACCTCAGTCTTGCCATTGTAGATGACATGATATTTGCagaatgatttacattttattatttggcAGATGCTCAAATCCAAAGTGACTTAGAGGTGAGGGAAGACAATTAAGCGTTAGAGGGCAGTGACTGAAAAAGCCCTGGTACAATCCCTTTAGTTTTAAACAGCTGATGACGATATACTATAGGGACAGTGCCTTACACACAGATATATTCATACATCTTGGGTGCAGTTGCTCATATTATTTTCACTATCTGATCTTATTTACAAAACACTAACCCAAGCTAGTAATGTGTGAGACATAATTTTGTCAGTTGTGTGTTAAAATCAAGTAGTGGTACTTATCTGCCTGTTGGATAAAAATCATTTCACTGCGTCTCTTActactgttttcatttatggTGAGCACTTTCAGTGTGTTCAATGCCACTCTAGTAATCAAATTATTCCCAGTTCTGGCTGTAATGTGATTTCAGATAtgttcattgttttctttttcaggttTAGGCGTTTAGATGCTGATAACAAAAATTATTAACTTGCCATACTAATGTTTGATAGGCTTTCAAAAAGGTTTTTAAGTATGTGTAATTGCAGGGGAATAACCAAGGATTAAAAAAGACTCAGTTTTACTGCTGTAACCAAGGTAATTAAATGAAATTGACTTCAAATGCACAAAGTTGCAATCttcctttaaaatatatattttttttaaataaagacattaacaCCAATTCAGGTAAACTATCTGCtaatttcaaataaatgtgCACAATGAGAACACAGTGATTTATGCTATGCCGTGTTAGCACACATGTGatcgtgtatgtgtgtgtgtgtgtgtgtgtacctgctctGCAGCCTCTCTGCTCATGGCCAGAGCCAGCTGAAGCTGTAGTTCTTCCTCTCCACTGGTCTGAGGTCTGGCCTGCTCCAGCTCTGAGCCAGCATTGGGAGACGTGGCTAACAAACACATTCAGAGTGTATGTTAACATCgcatcacatactgtacataattgTACTGAAAAGCTGTGTTGTTGGCTATGGACATTTTAAAACTAgtataaaaaatacaatcacATATTATGAAACAGTGTTGAATAATAAAGCAAGACACATTTGAATGTGTATCTGATTATAGGCCTTCAGTGAGCCTGTGAAACATGAGTCAGGAAAGGTCCATTCAGCTTATTGGATTAGATCAGGCCATGTGGCACAAAAATCAGAGACCCTGCAcgtgagacagacacacacagacacacacagacacatacacacacagacacacagacacatacacacacacacacacacacaccaatctgGCCAGCAGTGAGGAGTTGCAACGCCAAAAGACACTCATTAAGCAATCCAagagtgtatgttttaattgtaagtgtgactgtgtgtttttcagtttggaAACAGTAACCTCTCAGTTTCCGTGGGAGGTGAGGCGTGGGAGGTGATGACAAGACATTGACATCACCACATTACCCTCACCACATCCCCTCCACAATTGTCTTTACTTTCGAAATAATGACACTTTCAGCTTCACCACACAGTCCagcaaatgtaaatgtttttatagACTGAATAAACTGTTTTCTATGACTCAGTTTGATTGTGACCATGAAATATTTCATCTACAAAGCTGCTTTATTCATTAGAAATGGATATGAATTCAGAAACACAATggttaaattgtaaaaaaaaaaaaaaaaaaaaaaaaaaaagacaaaagaaagaaacacaacaatgaCGTCAATATGTGTACATGACATGGGGAAACAATGATTGCGACTTTCATAATTAAACACAACTAACTTTGAAACCCTCATTTTGACTAACATCCTCCCGCTCTGTCAAGACATCTTACAGCAGTAAGTGTCATCAGCAGGTTTTTGATAAACATCACACAGTGAATTTACCACTTCAAATGTTTCCATGATGATAAAACACTAATGGTACAAAATGTGTTCTATTAGtggcaccaaaaaaaaaaagattatatttatacatgaaTTCTCCAACATTTCCATTTACACTGGAACAGTGAAATGCTCGGCCTTTGAATTCTTCTTGAAATTAGTAACCATCTGAAACAAACTGTTACCAACTTTATttgtagaataatataatataataaaaacaaaaaatatatacctATCCTGGTGTATACTAACTAAgtataactataaataaaattCTGCATGACCAATGAGCATTGCTCTGTATCCATGCTGTGTCCCAGGGGAAGGTGAGCAGAAGTACCAGGGGTAGAGGTGTGTTTTGTTAGCTGCTGGGACTCAGCTACAAGGCTGCCTTAAATAGACAGTGAGTACAGCTGTACCAGACCATTGAAATAGACAATGTAACTTTAGAATATGTTTGAATGATCTCATATAATTTACAGTATGCAGAAAATAACTTGTGAACTCTATTTTGAAAGCAAAGCTGTGGCATTAAGCTACAAGTGGTATTACAGTCAGCTTTTACCATGAAACCTATAGAGACACTAAACTGCCAACACTAGATAGTAGAGAGTCAAgcagacaaataaacacatctCAAGGCCAAGTCAAATACATGCCAGTTTCTTGCCTACTTCTGTGGGAATGGGCCATATATGGATAATCACAATTTCCTGGCATTCCTCACAGACACTGCTCTGTCTGCAAGcagaaaaagacacattttccaCATTATTCTTACACCGTTTCCCGCTTCTGTGTCAGCTGTTTAATCCAGTTGTTTCTTatgtcttcatcttcattttctgCACTGCTAAGTTTCATGACTACCTACTAAACCAAAACTTACAAAACCATTCCAATAAAGTTAAGACTCTACCAGCTGAATGCAATTCAAGCGATGAACAGATGTCTGGAGGGACTGAAATGGTCTGATGACCGCTTGTGTCATCTGTAGTGCATTTATGATGTGATAATAGCTCGCTGAATGTCTATCCCAGGGTGTCAACCACTAACCACCCCCACATGTGCAGCCACTTTGTCTCTTGTCTGACTGCTCTCTCCTCAAAATGTTTAGTTAatcaaaacatttaagaaaaaataagtattaaaatctgtttatttcaatattaacacacaacatacatgtttatgtttagTAAAGAATGCAGTGAGCTAAAGAACAAAACATACATGAAACtactgaaaaggaaaataattaaACCACATTTAGGACATTTTAATACCCTAGATCAAACAAATTTCCGACCTTTTCAGACACTTTGTGGAATACGCTTGCATGGCCTTTCATCACACCCTGCCTGAGCAACAATAACCGGAAAGTTTGCCTGGAATCCAAAAAATCCCTCCTGGCAACGCCCACATCGACAGCCCAGCATAACTCTCATTGGCCGGCCTCTCCTTCAATTTCTCAACTGATGACTCAGCTGCGGGAGCTTCCGCTTACATGCAGTAATgtgggccacacacacacacacacacacacaagtaaaagACGAATGGACATTCCACACAACACGTAAGATCCACCTAAGCTGAAATCACACGCATGACAACAGACAAGATGCATACACACCCATAGGCGAGCACTCACACGGAGCCGCCCTGCTGTGTACAAAGGGCTTGGGGTCAAAGGGTGACAGGAATTCTTcccctctgtccctctctccgTTACCCCACTTCCTGTGAAACTTCTTTttaactctccctctctctctttcagtccaTTTGAACTCTGCATTTCATTCTCTGTTGGAGGAGGGAACTGGGTGCTAGTTAGAAActacaacagaaacacaagagTACGGACTACTTATCACCTCATAAGTTTAAGGACCCCTTTTATTAGAGGGGCAACGGATCACAAAACTCACAGTTAAAATCATATCACAATTTGGAGTCACAGATCAGATCTTTTTTCAGATCACTTTTCTGTTAAACAATTACAGAAAGTAACTTTTGCCCATAATGAAAACAACCATCTATATGTCCAATACttaaataaaatcttaaaaatatataaaatactcaATTAAAGTGAGACATGAGGCATGACACCTTCTTCTTTAAACATGGTAGTGATCACATCATCAAAACTTGATGATAACTTAAACCATGAACAAATGTCTTTCCCTGAAGCTTAACTTGTTGAACGAGCCACCGAATGAAAATGTACTGGGGAAACATCAGTCAGCAGCTAGATAGCTAATAGTCACAGCTAATTAAAACGcatgtaaaaatgtctctttggACCCATTAAATGTTAGTTTGGTCATTGCTCTTCAAAAATCCCTGTTAGCCACACGCTATCTGTCCATGAGCTATAgcagtttgtttacttttttcccAATGATGCATTCAACATCATATCTATTTTTTCACTTGATCTATGAGTAATTCACTCATAATATATTCCCATTTACTTTATAAGTATGAACTAATGTTCACTCTCCATGAACAGAAAGGGACAGTTCTTCTCTAGCTACTTCTCCATGTCATAAAACTGCTTTCCTTGAAAAGTCTGTCACTGTTCCTACATCTCTCTCCCAAACTCTGTCTCTGGAGAAATGACTGTATCATTGAAAAGTGGAGCAGATTTCTCTGTCATGTGGATGATagaggttgggggggggtgaactctgcttcctcttctgtgtgtctgtgtgtctgtgtgtgtgtgtgtgtgtgtgtgctgaggaATGCGGCCCTACTGCAGGATTGCAAACCAGAGACAGAACAGGGGGAGGGGCAGGTTTCAGGATGTAGGCCAAAGTTATACCAACTGGGACGCAATACAGTATAATGGAGTATTTCTCAATAAATGTACTGTGTAAAATAAATGGAAagttccctgtgtgtgtgtgagtgagtgagtgtctgggtgtgcgtgtgtgtgcgtgcgtgcgtgtacAGCTTATGAGGTCATAATAAGCTTGTACTCACAGCCGTGGTAGGAGGCAGGTGAGCCCTCGGACCGGCCGTACTCTTCGCTGTAGGAAGTGGAGAGGTTGGGCTGAGATGAGCCTCGACCAAATCCCATCTGACTGCTCCCTGTGGATACCTGGGCCATACGCTCTTTGGTCTTCAAAGCCTGAGACCTatcagagcaaaaaaaaaaaaaaaaaaaaaaaagtatgatcaATCAAATACGTAGTGAAGTAGTACTGAATTAGTCTTTGGAGGCCTATAGAATCAGAATTTCAATTCTAAAATGCCACAGCAAAATCATTAATGAGAATTAAACATGCTGCCATACAAATGATGAAACATCCCCCTTCAGGGCAATTAATATCATTCTGGAAATTATGCAACATTCTAATGTTTCTCAAAGTCCACCAGTGTCTGTGATTCTATAAGACAGACGGAGATGGATGAATAAACAAGCAGATTAACATAAGAAGACCAGCAGTGGTGTCATCTTAATcacaatttatttaaaattactTATTCAGCATCTTCCAGTTGTAGGAAGAGGGAATTATAGAAGTAGGCAACTCATCCTCCGAGTGGTGTTTGTTTAAGACTGTTAATCTGGGAAAGACATTAAATCTGCAACCATTTTTCCAAGCGTGGTTCATTTGTTTGCACTTCTTGGCAATACAAGATCCCTTACAAAACAACAGATATGATATGGTGTTGTGTCAATAGAACCAATAGGTGGGGAAACACAATGAGCGACGTATCCCGACTCCCAGTGGGAGTCTTACTTACAGTTGTTGTTGGTCACTGTGAGGAAGACCATCATTAACATACTGGCACTGTCCAGTTTATAGAAATGATAGAAACTTTGATGTATACGGTTTCTCTTAAAGTTACACTAATAAAGGCAGGAGTATATTTTGTGcaataactaaataaaacaagCTCGTTCCTGTGGTATGATTTATGGTATGTCATACATTGGCAATATGCtcaatggaaatatttcataCCTATATCAAATAGGTATGAAATATTTCCATGCCTCATAAATCAGAAATTTTCTTTCAGCCAGCACCTGGTTGCTAAGAAAGTATTATAACCTGAGTATTACGtatcaaaatataaaacaatctGATGTGGTTCAGTGTGGAGATATCGCGCTCCAATTTTCAGTATGCAACTGTGTGCCAAATATTTTACGAGTTACAGACCTCTAATAATGTAAAACAATCCCTGAAAATTTCAAGCATCAAGCATGAATTGTTGAAAAATTATGACTCtcagaaactaaaaaaaaaaaaaaaaaggtataaaatTTACAAAATGTATGAAGCAAATCCAAGATGGTCAAGTTGGGTTGGTCTGTTGATTTGACCTGGAATTAACTTATGTGTCAGCAATaaatgtgtacatgtacatTAAATACATGTTGATTTCTTATCTTCTGTTTCTTCTAATCAGACGCATTAAAAATCTCACCTCTCTCCTTTGAGGCGGTCCTCGTCTTTGAGTAGCACCACTAGCTGCTTGCTCTTCTCCCTCACGTTGATGCCCTGGTCTTTGCCGTCCCTGTCGATGTACTGGAAGTCCTTCAGCGTCTGGATGGCGAAGATGTTCTCTTTGCACTGCAGCGCCACTCGCTCCGAGCCCGTCTTGATCAGGTAGTCGAGCAGGGTGAGCGCCTTGTAGACGTGGCGCCAGTTCTTGCCGTGGTCGTTTAGCC encodes:
- the epn2 gene encoding epsin-2 isoform X4; amino-acid sequence: MPSSTIRRQMKNMVNNYSDAEKKVREATSNDPWGPSSSLMSEIADLTYNVVAFSEIMSMIWKRLNDHGKNWRHVYKALTLLDYLIKTGSERVALQCKENIFAIQTLKDFQYIDRDGKDQGINVREKSKQLVVLLKDEDRLKGERSQALKTKERMAQVSTGSSQMGFGRGSSQPNLSTSYSEEYGRSEGSPASYHGSTSPNAGSELEQARPQTSGEEELQLQLALAMSREAAEQEERIRRGDDLRLQMALEESKKEGPGSAKLAKKKKEPQSSLMDLMDVPEPGATADPWGAGAGAGAGAGAGAGAGAGAGAGAGAGAESADPWQPYGSAPKPAAPVDPWGASPSVPPMKSHDPWAPNSTPASDPWGSAATRPKASNAGDGGVASSVPSQASLASSSSLDLFDPLPTSSNPTRKTPESFLGPNAALVNLDSLVTKPAQPPPVINPFLASTGGSAAPPAAHANPFQVSQPVPPTLNQMRVSPMPAGFGAIAEPMAISSLPAQPIAMVPLAGMAPMGRMVPGMGAGAMGGVGTSAGMSVGIPASMSMPQPLMSMPPQAGTQPTGTTNPFLL
- the epn2 gene encoding epsin-2 isoform X1, which translates into the protein MPSSTIRRQMKNMVNNYSDAEKKVREATSNDPWGPSSSLMSEIADLTYNVVAFSEIMSMIWKRLNDHGKNWRHVYKALTLLDYLIKTGSERVALQCKENIFAIQTLKDFQYIDRDGKDQGINVREKSKQLVVLLKDEDRLKGERSQALKTKERMAQVSTGSSQMGFGRGSSQPNLSTSYSEEYGRSEGSPASYHGSTSPNAGSELEQARPQTSGEEELQLQLALAMSREAAEQEERIRRGDDLRLQMALEESKKEGPGSAKLAKKKKEPQSSLMDLMDVPEPGATADPWGAGAGAGAGAGAGAGAGAGAGAGAGAGAESADPWQPYGSAPKPAAPVDPWGASPSVPPMKSHDPWAPNSTPASDPWGSAATRPKASNADSFDLFSASNGTSKEDFSEFDSLRSSSSVPTGDGGVASSVPSQASLASSSSLDLFDPLPTSSNPTRKTPESFLGPNAALVNLDSLVTKPAQPPPVINPFLASTGGSAAPPAAHANPFQVSQPVPPTLNQMRVSPMPAGFGAIAEPMAISSLPAQPIAMVPLAGMAPMGRMVPGMGAGAMGGVGTSAGMSVGIPASMSMPQPLMSMPPQAGTQPTGTTNPFLL
- the epn2 gene encoding epsin-2 isoform X3 → MPSSTIRRQMKNMVNNYSDAEKKVREATSNDPWGPSSSLMSEIADLTYNVVAFSEIMSMIWKRLNDHGKNWRHVYKALTLLDYLIKTGSERVALQCKENIFAIQTLKDFQYIDRDGKDQGINVREKSKQLVVLLKDEDRLKGERSQALKTKERMAQVSTGSSQMGFGRGSSQPNLSTSYSEEYGRSEGSPASYHGSTSPNAGSELEQARPQTSGEEELQLQLALAMSREAAEQEERIRRGDDLRLQMALEESKKEGPGSAKLAKKKKEPQSSLMDLMDVPEPGATADPWGAGAGAGAGAGAGAGAGAGAGAGAGAGAESADPWQPYGSAPKPAAPVDPWGASPSVPPMKSHDPWAPNSTPASDPWGSAATRPKASNADSFDLFSASNGDGGVASSVPSQASLASSSSLDLFDPLPTSSNPTRKTPESFLGPNAALVNLDSLVTKPAQPPPVINPFLASTGGSAAPPAAHANPFQVSQPVPPTLNQMRVSPMPAGFGAIAEPMAISSLPAQPIAMVPLAGMAPMGRMVPGMGAGAMGGVGTSAGMSVGIPASMSMPQPLMSMPPQAGTQPTGTTNPFLL
- the epn2 gene encoding epsin-2 isoform X2 gives rise to the protein MPSSTIRRQMKNMVNNYSDAEKKVREATSNDPWGPSSSLMSEIADLTYNVVAFSEIMSMIWKRLNDHGKNWRHVYKALTLLDYLIKTGSERVALQCKENIFAIQTLKDFQYIDRDGKDQGINVREKSKQLVVLLKDEDRLKGERSQALKTKERMAQVSTGSSQMGFGRGSSQPNLSTSYSEEYGRSEGSPASYHGSTSPNAGSELEQARPQTSGEEELQLQLALAMSREAAEQEERIRRGDDLRLQMALEESKKEGPGSAKLAKKKKEPQSSLMDLMDVPEPGATADPWGAGAGAGAGAGAGAGAGAGAGAGAGAGAESADPWQPYGSAPKPAAPVDPWGASPSVPPMKSHDPWAPNSTPASDPWGSAATRPKASNADSFDLFSASNVVFPSECECSYAGDGGVASSVPSQASLASSSSLDLFDPLPTSSNPTRKTPESFLGPNAALVNLDSLVTKPAQPPPVINPFLASTGGSAAPPAAHANPFQVSQPVPPTLNQMRVSPMPAGFGAIAEPMAISSLPAQPIAMVPLAGMAPMGRMVPGMGAGAMGGVGTSAGMSVGIPASMSMPQPLMSMPPQAGTQPTGTTNPFLL